One segment of Mycoplasma sp. E35C DNA contains the following:
- a CDS encoding type I restriction-modification system subunit M — protein MPKDTTKALLSANKERDNIHKTIWNIADELRGTVDGSEFKNYVLAFMFYRFISEHIEHYINKNEHEAGDEKFSYASLKDKAISREFKKAIAEELGFFIYPSELFSNVKKSLFDETAGGGYNLENLNEKLTKVFLNIQRSSSSLTRENNFTEIFNEIKLDSNKIGSSVIERNENIKNIIDKIWNMNFSYLNNNYVDGFGDAYEFLISMYASNAGKSGGEFFTPQEVSELLIRLTTIDKEEIKSIYDPACGSGSLLLRANKVLGKNKVIDGFYGQEINHTTQNLCKMNMFLHGVAYDNFSIAYGNTLTQPYDWNKKFEVIVSNPPYSIPWKGKDNPLLINDPRFSPAGVLAPKSYGDLAFIMHSLYLLEDDGAAAIVCFPGVFYRDRAEKKIREYLVNNNFVDAIIQMPVDLFFGTPIGTNILILKKNRKDRKIFFIDASDEFIKVGDNNQLSPKNIENIVDWYKNRKIIKEKTFNASFELIKEKKFDLTVSRYLDKKLPNLDIDINEVNNKIKQISIEKKPLIKSIDEFIEGFCENE, from the coding sequence ATGCCAAAAGATACAACTAAAGCGTTATTATCAGCTAACAAAGAACGTGATAATATTCACAAAACAATATGAAACATTGCTGACGAGTTAAGAGGAACTGTTGATGGCAGTGAGTTTAAAAATTATGTTCTCGCTTTTATGTTCTATCGTTTTATTTCTGAACATATTGAACATTATATTAATAAAAACGAACACGAAGCAGGAGATGAAAAATTCTCTTATGCTTCATTAAAAGATAAAGCTATAAGTAGAGAATTTAAGAAGGCTATTGCTGAAGAGTTAGGTTTCTTCATTTATCCTTCAGAATTATTTTCAAATGTCAAGAAGTCGTTATTCGACGAAACTGCGGGGGGGGGGTATAACTTAGAAAACTTAAATGAAAAGTTAACTAAAGTTTTCCTTAACATTCAAAGATCCTCTTCTTCATTAACCAGGGAAAATAATTTCACAGAAATCTTCAATGAAATTAAACTGGATTCAAATAAAATAGGCAGCAGCGTTATTGAAAGAAATGAAAATATAAAAAACATCATAGATAAAATCTGAAACATGAATTTTAGTTATCTAAATAATAATTACGTTGATGGTTTTGGTGATGCGTATGAGTTCTTGATTTCCATGTATGCATCCAATGCTGGAAAAAGCGGCGGCGAATTCTTTACACCACAAGAAGTTTCTGAACTTCTAATTAGATTAACAACGATTGATAAAGAAGAAATTAAGTCAATTTACGATCCAGCTTGTGGATCTGGGTCTTTATTATTGCGAGCTAATAAAGTTTTAGGAAAGAATAAGGTTATAGACGGTTTCTATGGTCAAGAAATTAATCACACGACCCAAAACCTTTGTAAGATGAATATGTTTTTACATGGTGTCGCATATGATAACTTTTCAATTGCTTATGGAAATACATTAACCCAGCCTTATGATTGGAACAAAAAGTTTGAAGTAATTGTTTCTAATCCTCCTTATTCGATTCCTTGAAAAGGAAAAGATAACCCTCTTTTAATAAATGATCCTAGATTTTCACCAGCTGGTGTTTTAGCTCCTAAATCGTATGGCGATTTAGCATTCATAATGCATTCGTTATACTTATTAGAAGATGATGGTGCGGCAGCAATTGTTTGTTTCCCGGGCGTTTTTTATAGAGATCGAGCTGAAAAAAAGATTCGTGAATATTTAGTTAATAACAATTTTGTTGATGCTATTATACAAATGCCTGTTGATTTATTTTTTGGTACACCTATTGGAACAAATATCTTGATCCTAAAAAAGAATAGGAAAGATCGTAAAATTTTCTTCATAGATGCTAGTGATGAATTTATTAAAGTTGGTGATAATAACCAACTAAGTCCTAAGAATATAGAAAATATTGTTGATTGATATAAGAATAGAAAAATAATTAAAGAAAAAACTTTTAATGCTTCATTTGAATTAATAAAAGAGAAAAAGTTTGACTTAACTGTATCTAGATATCTTGACAAAAAACTTCCAAACTTAGATATAGATATTAATGAAGTTAATAATAAAATAAAACAAATTTCAATAGAGAAAAAACCTCTTATTAAGAGCATAGATGAATTTATAGAAGGTTTTTGTGAAAATGAATAA
- a CDS encoding restriction endonuclease subunit S has translation MNNKNTSKYSIEELCNLSLGTLLTKNKNENGKYKFFTTSKEEFRINSYSYDCEAILINRSCDVGGVKYYNGKFDVQQKVFVLNNFSKNVLVKYVYYYLKHKFKNHALKNVKKGAISNLVNNDVLSFVIKIPNLEQQKNIIKNLDNLNRLLNLSEKELELRKRQFNYYLYKLITKENKGKKYKISDICSVKKGESPIKKTPSGEYHFVTMKKEGATSNKCQFDCKAVCVPLVSSVGSGVAKINYLFYQEGKFDLGNILCALIPKDEEVLNVKYLYYYLYLFKDVKLTTLMRGGANVAMKTDDVADVKISFPPIEKQKEIVEILDVFTNYTQKLEKEIELRKLQLEYYQNQLLTFDK, from the coding sequence ATGAATAATAAGAATACATCTAAATATTCAATTGAAGAACTATGCAATCTTTCACTCGGAACATTATTGACCAAAAATAAAAATGAAAACGGTAAATATAAGTTTTTTACTACATCAAAAGAAGAATTTAGAATAAATTCGTATTCATACGATTGCGAAGCTATATTAATAAATAGATCTTGTGATGTTGGGGGTGTCAAGTATTATAATGGCAAGTTTGATGTTCAACAAAAAGTCTTTGTTTTAAATAATTTTTCCAAAAATGTTTTGGTTAAATATGTGTATTATTATTTGAAACATAAATTTAAAAATCACGCATTAAAAAATGTAAAAAAGGGTGCTATTTCTAATTTAGTTAACAATGATGTGCTATCGTTTGTGATTAAAATTCCTAATTTAGAACAACAAAAAAATATAATAAAAAATCTTGATAATTTAAACCGTTTACTTAATCTTTCTGAAAAAGAATTAGAACTTAGAAAACGACAGTTTAACTACTACTTATACAAACTAATTACCAAAGAAAACAAAGGTAAAAAATATAAGATTTCGGATATTTGTTCGGTAAAAAAAGGCGAATCTCCTATAAAAAAAACTCCATCTGGTGAGTACCATTTTGTTACGATGAAAAAAGAAGGAGCTACATCTAATAAATGTCAATTTGACTGTAAAGCTGTTTGTGTTCCTTTAGTTTCTTCAGTAGGCAGTGGAGTTGCTAAGATAAATTATCTTTTTTATCAAGAAGGTAAGTTTGATTTAGGTAATATTTTATGTGCTCTAATTCCTAAGGATGAAGAAGTTTTGAATGTTAAATATCTATATTATTACTTATATCTATTTAAAGATGTTAAATTGACAACACTTATGCGTGGAGGGGCTAATGTAGCTATGAAAACCGATGATGTTGCTGATGTTAAAATTAGCTTTCCACCAATAGAAAAACAAAAAGAAATTGTTGAAATTTTAGATGTTTTTACTAATTATACCCAAAAACTTGAAAAAGAAATTGAGCTAAGAAAATTACAACTTGAGTATTATCAAAATCAGCTGTTAACATTTGATAAATAA
- a CDS encoding type I restriction endonuclease subunit R, which translates to MDHKNKGTVLSEYVSIERQDTRYETEADLEKKFIDNLKKEGYEYINIKNEEELVNNLRIQIEKLNNFQFTDQEWKEFFDKEITNTKGNAKDKAYLIQKEYIKSIRLQKDDSIKNIKLIDKNDIFKNKLQVINQYETDQGKRKNRYDVTILVNGFPLVHIELKRRGALEGLREAFNQINRYENESFWSGYGLFEFIQLYVISNGTYTKYYSKSTRITHNNQANNANVANKNKSFDFTIYWADANNKPITDLVDFTQTFFDKKNLLNILTKYCIYTENKELLVMRPYQITAVERIINQIRAASLTHKYGTTSAGGYIWHTTGSGKTLTSFKTAQLASELPDIKKVLFVVDRKDLDYQTMREYDAFEKGAANSNDSTEVLKKQLSDDNAKIIITTIQKLNLFIKNNSHHKIYDEKVVFIFDECHRSQFGEMHTAVTKNFKKYFLFGFTGTPIFNVNASSNNSVVLKTTEQAFGKQLHVYSIIDAVSDNKVLPFKVEYYSTIKEKDNIQDEKIYGINKEAIYNDSRRIEKITNHILKNFDMKTYRNKNQWFTHNVVDNISEALRTNKVVKKAKKLNGFNSILATASVEAASLYYAEFKKQQANLPINDRLKVALIYSYGENKTINQEVIEDENLNDYNKLNNSQRDFLANAIKDYNEMFQTNFSLDNGGFENYYRDLSLRTKNREIDILIVVNMFLTGFDAPTLNTLWVDKNLQMHGLLQAFSRTNRILNSIKNFGLIVCFRAIKNKVDESIALFANKEASGKLLIRSFAEYYEGYYDDNGKFKKGYKELINELIKTFPLTNRILVENSQQKDFIKLFGQVLRTRNILRSFDEFDAQKQIISSVDFQDYNSMYLEHREKRQNKEAENVNDDVVFEVDIIESETFDIDHILMLVKKYQTAHDSAKKEILDQIMRWVNASPILRSKKELIRAFVDVRLEKDDDIYYKWDDFVEIKKEEQLDQLIKEENLREDETKKFFEKCLEINELKTKGAEINKILPPLSRFISKNNESRIDKKRKVIQKLQVLFERFQKDW; encoded by the coding sequence ATGGATCACAAAAATAAGGGAACGGTATTATCTGAGTATGTTTCTATTGAAAGGCAAGATACACGATATGAAACAGAAGCTGATTTAGAAAAGAAGTTTATTGATAACCTTAAAAAAGAAGGTTATGAATATATCAATATCAAAAACGAAGAAGAATTGGTCAATAATTTAAGAATTCAAATTGAAAAATTAAATAATTTTCAGTTCACCGATCAAGAGTGAAAAGAGTTCTTTGATAAAGAAATAACCAACACTAAAGGTAATGCTAAAGATAAAGCTTATTTGATCCAAAAAGAATACATTAAATCGATTAGATTACAAAAAGATGATAGTATCAAAAACATCAAATTAATCGATAAAAATGATATTTTTAAGAACAAACTTCAAGTTATTAATCAATATGAAACTGATCAAGGAAAACGCAAGAATCGTTATGATGTAACGATCCTTGTAAACGGTTTTCCGTTAGTTCATATTGAACTAAAAAGAAGAGGAGCACTAGAAGGGTTAAGAGAAGCTTTTAATCAAATTAATCGTTATGAAAATGAAAGTTTTTGATCTGGGTATGGGTTGTTTGAATTCATTCAGTTATATGTAATATCAAACGGAACATATACTAAATATTATTCAAAATCAACGAGAATTACTCATAATAATCAAGCTAATAATGCCAATGTAGCTAATAAAAACAAAAGCTTTGATTTTACCATCTATTGAGCAGACGCTAATAATAAACCGATTACTGATTTAGTTGATTTTACCCAAACATTTTTTGATAAAAAGAATTTATTAAACATTCTAACCAAGTATTGTATTTATACTGAAAATAAAGAATTGTTAGTAATGCGTCCATATCAAATTACAGCAGTAGAACGAATTATTAACCAAATCAGAGCTGCAAGTTTAACCCATAAATATGGAACTACTAGTGCTGGTGGATATATTTGACACACCACAGGGAGTGGTAAAACATTAACATCATTTAAAACTGCCCAATTAGCTTCAGAACTTCCAGACATTAAAAAAGTTCTTTTTGTTGTCGATCGTAAAGATCTAGATTATCAAACCATGCGTGAGTATGATGCTTTTGAAAAAGGAGCAGCCAACTCAAATGATTCAACTGAAGTATTAAAAAAACAATTAAGTGATGATAATGCTAAGATTATCATCACAACAATTCAAAAGCTAAATCTTTTTATTAAAAATAACAGTCATCATAAAATTTATGATGAAAAAGTTGTTTTTATTTTTGATGAATGTCACCGTAGCCAGTTTGGTGAGATGCACACAGCAGTTACTAAAAACTTTAAAAAATACTTTTTATTTGGATTTACTGGAACACCGATCTTTAATGTTAATGCTTCTAGCAACAATTCAGTTGTATTAAAAACTACTGAACAAGCATTTGGTAAACAACTTCATGTATACAGCATCATTGATGCTGTATCTGATAATAAAGTATTACCTTTCAAAGTTGAATATTACAGCACAATTAAAGAAAAAGATAATATCCAAGATGAAAAGATATATGGGATTAATAAAGAAGCAATCTATAACGATTCAAGACGGATTGAAAAGATAACCAATCACATTCTTAAAAATTTTGATATGAAAACATATCGAAATAAAAACCAATGATTTACACACAATGTGGTGGATAATATCAGTGAAGCACTTAGGACTAACAAGGTTGTTAAGAAAGCTAAAAAACTTAATGGTTTTAATTCAATCTTAGCCACGGCTTCAGTAGAAGCTGCTAGTCTTTATTATGCTGAGTTTAAAAAACAACAAGCTAATTTACCAATTAACGATCGACTTAAAGTTGCTTTAATCTATTCTTATGGTGAAAATAAAACAATTAACCAAGAAGTGATTGAAGATGAAAATTTAAATGATTACAATAAACTTAATAATTCCCAAAGAGATTTTTTAGCTAACGCAATCAAAGATTATAATGAAATGTTCCAAACTAATTTTAGTTTGGATAATGGTGGTTTTGAAAACTATTATCGCGATTTATCATTAAGAACTAAAAATCGTGAGATCGACATCTTGATTGTTGTTAATATGTTCTTAACAGGTTTTGATGCTCCTACTCTAAATACTTTATGAGTTGATAAGAACTTGCAAATGCACGGGTTGTTACAAGCATTTTCAAGAACTAACCGAATTCTTAATTCGATTAAGAATTTTGGTTTAATTGTTTGTTTTAGAGCCATCAAGAATAAAGTTGATGAATCAATTGCTTTGTTTGCTAACAAAGAAGCTAGTGGTAAGTTATTGATCAGAAGCTTTGCTGAATACTATGAAGGCTATTATGATGATAATGGTAAATTCAAAAAAGGTTATAAAGAACTGATCAATGAATTAATAAAAACATTCCCGCTAACTAACAGAATTTTAGTAGAAAACAGCCAACAAAAAGACTTCATTAAATTATTTGGACAAGTTTTAAGAACAAGAAATATCTTAAGAAGTTTTGATGAATTTGATGCTCAAAAACAAATCATTAGTTCAGTAGATTTCCAAGATTACAACTCAATGTATCTAGAACATAGAGAAAAACGTCAAAACAAAGAAGCTGAAAATGTTAATGATGATGTTGTTTTTGAAGTTGATATTATTGAAAGCGAAACTTTTGACATCGATCATATCTTAATGCTTGTTAAGAAATATCAAACAGCTCATGATAGTGCTAAAAAAGAAATCCTTGATCAAATTATGCGATGGGTGAATGCTTCACCAATCTTACGTAGTAAGAAAGAATTAATCAGGGCATTTGTAGATGTCAGATTAGAAAAAGATGATGATATTTATTACAAATGGGATGATTTTGTTGAAATTAAAAAAGAAGAACAACTTGATCAATTAATTAAAGAAGAAAATCTTAGAGAAGATGAAACCAAGAAGTTCTTTGAAAAATGCTTAGAAATCAACGAACTAAAAACTAAGGGTGCTGAGATTAATAAAATTCTGCCACCACTATCAAGATTTATTTCTAAAAATAACGAATCAAGAATTGATAAAAAACGTAAAGTAATTCAAAAATTACAAGTATTATTCGAACGCTTTCAAAAAGATTGATAA
- the cypl gene encoding ABC transporter thiamine pyrophosphate-binding lipoprotein p37/Cypl, whose translation MYIRKKLFLALSSGLFLAGIASSCARSNDELRFELKIDHDANSVLDSYRDKLTELVSNKLNKKIKININVISDGNTIIDNIKANLTDFAFVSSSALRNTDSNEVLPKIQTLTRAFKYDNQELAYGQELNKVSEQVNNLFNEIPYQQWTDDNRMWDGNKYRYFYDTSDSLVKYYRGMILIGGDVDTLTKIKKAWNDKNWEEFASYGIGGGNTTSNGKYLYQLNLLKKHFQKTDLTINNYQIIKGREIGLNKDVHIVFDDMNSFAWTQNNNKQVPSFTWDKNDNNSKVEVLSLTNPALYDIGVFNKKLDKEIVNAISESIIELSNQNKDEYGKTVGYNHYKLINDPEKEVFEFMDLSKN comes from the coding sequence ATGTATATAAGAAAAAAACTGTTTTTAGCACTAAGTTCTGGTTTATTTTTAGCTGGAATTGCTTCGTCATGTGCTAGAAGCAATGATGAATTACGTTTTGAATTAAAGATTGACCATGATGCCAATTCTGTTTTAGATTCATATCGTGATAAATTAACTGAATTAGTTTCAAATAAACTTAATAAGAAGATAAAAATTAATATCAATGTAATTTCAGATGGCAATACGATTATTGATAACATTAAAGCTAATTTAACTGATTTTGCTTTTGTTTCATCTTCAGCATTAAGAAATACAGATAGTAATGAAGTTTTGCCAAAAATTCAAACGCTAACAAGAGCATTTAAGTATGACAATCAAGAATTAGCTTATGGGCAAGAACTAAATAAAGTTAGTGAACAAGTAAATAATTTATTCAATGAAATTCCTTATCAGCAATGAACAGATGATAATCGCATGTGGGATGGGAATAAATATAGATATTTTTATGACACAAGCGATAGCTTAGTTAAATACTACCGTGGCATGATTTTGATTGGAGGTGATGTTGATACATTAACTAAAATCAAAAAAGCGTGAAATGATAAAAACTGAGAAGAGTTTGCTAGCTATGGAATTGGTGGAGGTAATACAACTTCTAACGGAAAATATCTTTACCAATTGAATTTATTAAAAAAACATTTTCAAAAAACTGATTTAACAATTAATAACTATCAAATTATTAAAGGTAGAGAAATTGGATTAAATAAAGATGTTCATATTGTGTTTGATGATATGAATTCTTTTGCTTGAACTCAAAACAATAATAAACAAGTCCCAAGCTTCACTTGAGATAAAAATGACAATAACTCAAAAGTTGAAGTTTTATCATTAACCAACCCAGCTTTATATGATATTGGTGTGTTTAATAAAAAATTAGATAAAGAAATTGTTAATGCAATAAGCGAAAGTATTATTGAACTCTCAAATCAAAATAAAGATGAATATGGAAAGACAGTTGGATACAATCATTACAAACTAATTAATGATCCAGAAAAAGAAGTTTTTGAGTTCATGGATTTATCTAAAAATTAA
- a CDS encoding ATP-binding cassette domain-containing protein — MNNKIEFKNLELKHQKYKDFTVKNINFELNGSEILMLIGKSGSGKTTLLNSITNKKLVSSGKILFNEQNLLDLNKSQIRKFARNIGFLDQVPNLIADDYVFENVLRNIKKKWYQRIFGYTSLKQLAKVEAVLEKLDLSEHINKLIKNLSGGQKQRVEIAKIFFQKPRLLIIDEPTTGLDYLNSENVVSEIIKLSKEFSCPVIISIHDLDIVKKFADKILIIKNQQTFLFENSDDLTVEKIKQKYDA; from the coding sequence ATGAATAACAAAATAGAGTTTAAAAATCTTGAGTTAAAACATCAAAAATATAAAGATTTTACGGTAAAAAACATAAATTTTGAACTAAATGGTTCAGAAATATTAATGTTAATTGGTAAGTCTGGATCAGGTAAAACAACACTATTAAATTCAATAACTAATAAGAAGTTAGTTTCATCTGGAAAAATCTTATTTAATGAACAGAATTTATTAGATCTTAATAAATCACAAATAAGAAAGTTTGCTAGAAATATTGGTTTTTTAGATCAAGTTCCAAACCTTATTGCAGATGATTATGTTTTTGAAAACGTTTTAAGAAATATTAAGAAAAAATGATACCAACGAATTTTTGGTTACACATCACTAAAACAGCTAGCAAAGGTTGAAGCAGTTTTAGAAAAATTAGATTTATCAGAACACATTAATAAGTTAATTAAAAATTTATCAGGTGGTCAAAAACAAAGAGTTGAAATTGCTAAGATTTTTTTTCAAAAACCAAGGCTGTTAATCATTGATGAACCGACAACAGGATTGGACTATTTAAATTCTGAAAATGTTGTTTCGGAAATAATAAAACTTTCAAAAGAATTTAGTTGTCCTGTGATCATATCAATTCATGATTTAGACATTGTTAAAAAGTTTGCAGACAAGATATTAATTATTAAAAATCAACAGACATTTTTATTTGAAAATTCAGACGATTTAACTGTTGAAAAAATTAAGCAAAAATATGATGCATAA
- a CDS encoding ABC transporter permease subunit, whose product MHNKFFKILKINKFTVFFACFLILFIISLAVINVNFNAYGITVFKNNFLAIFDQSKVDSSSLLIKTFSYLWTTIKYVVTGTVIGFSLGCFLGYLSALKITNNLTAWLLKLTIIFFRSFPVVIFINLFNSSFNSDLSALIIIGWFSMLWAAKYISDYIENSKIYQFELSLMRSQNKIQAFLNNIYVDIKTKILVLFAYSLESNFRWTTVLSAVGLLGLGQLINDPIKLNNFGEILIPLIVLMIFLLINEMILFLFEKYLIKRKSYDPKKDVKKQIFIKKIVSYWILLSLIIFSLYSILSINLKTNNLLIFTDFFERLFNFNKSFYTIKSFNQNPILLLINLTLQTVLILGITLILGIIFAVISSNLVNKYVSIFFKSLFLIIRTIPIIILFRIFNPLFNSGISTIAIIGSFHISTSLSKRIYESINSLNWTLIDNMKTKLYTNWEILKLYVIPSIKKDLITIYSLEFESILRLLIILGAYGTSVIGQLIDSFIYRDNIKNLGSYTIAIMVYFQLIDLISLAIRYKKINFFYTS is encoded by the coding sequence ATGCATAATAAATTTTTTAAAATACTAAAAATTAACAAATTTACCGTATTTTTTGCATGTTTTTTAATTTTATTCATTATTTCTTTAGCTGTTATAAATGTTAATTTTAATGCCTATGGAATAACGGTTTTTAAGAATAATTTTTTAGCTATTTTTGACCAATCAAAAGTTGATAGTTCTTCACTTTTAATTAAGACGTTTAGCTATTTATGAACAACGATAAAATATGTAGTTACAGGAACGGTTATTGGGTTTAGTTTAGGTTGTTTTTTAGGTTATTTATCAGCATTAAAAATAACCAATAATTTAACGGCATGATTGCTTAAATTGACGATAATTTTCTTTCGATCATTTCCTGTTGTAATCTTCATTAATTTATTTAATTCTTCGTTTAATTCTGATCTTTCAGCATTAATAATTATTGGTTGATTTTCAATGTTATGAGCTGCAAAATACATTTCAGATTACATTGAAAACAGTAAAATTTATCAATTTGAATTGTCATTAATGCGATCTCAAAACAAAATCCAAGCATTTTTAAATAATATTTATGTTGATATAAAAACCAAGATCCTAGTTTTATTCGCTTATTCATTAGAATCTAATTTTAGATGAACAACTGTTTTATCTGCTGTTGGATTATTGGGATTAGGACAATTAATTAACGATCCGATAAAATTAAACAATTTTGGAGAAATACTAATCCCCTTGATTGTTTTAATGATTTTCTTATTGATTAATGAAATGATCTTATTTTTATTTGAAAAATACTTAATCAAAAGAAAATCTTACGATCCCAAAAAAGATGTAAAAAAACAGATATTTATAAAAAAAATAGTTTCTTATTGAATACTTTTATCATTAATAATTTTTAGCTTATATTCAATCTTATCAATTAATTTAAAAACTAATAATTTGTTAATTTTTACCGACTTTTTTGAACGTTTATTTAATTTTAATAAAAGTTTTTATACTATAAAATCGTTTAATCAAAATCCAATTTTATTACTCATTAATTTAACATTACAAACAGTTTTAATTTTAGGTATCACATTAATTCTAGGGATCATATTTGCTGTAATTTCATCAAATTTAGTGAATAAATATGTTTCAATCTTCTTTAAATCACTGTTTTTAATCATCAGAACAATACCAATAATCATTCTTTTTAGGATATTTAATCCGTTATTTAATTCAGGAATATCAACAATAGCTATCATTGGTTCATTTCATATTTCAACATCACTATCCAAAAGAATTTATGAATCGATTAATTCGTTAAATTGAACATTAATCGATAATATGAAAACAAAATTATATACGAACTGAGAAATCCTAAAATTATACGTAATTCCTTCAATAAAAAAGGATTTAATAACAATTTATTCGTTAGAATTTGAATCAATCCTAAGATTATTAATTATACTAGGTGCTTATGGAACATCAGTAATAGGACAATTAATTGATTCGTTTATTTATAGGGATAACATTAAAAATTTAGGTAGCTATACAATTGCGATTATGGTATACTTTCAGTTAATTGATTTAATTTCGTTAGCTATAAGATATAAAAAAATTAATTTTTTTTATACTAGTTAA
- the proS gene encoding proline--tRNA ligase: protein MGFKNNLTSIKEENISDWYTEVISKGNLIHYSNIKGFMSFLPNGWRVWQEIKKELTNEFDKRGVLELCLPSLINYNDFLLEKKHLEGFAPELFIVTKTSNDNEKYVLKPTSEISFCNLWRETLRNYRQLPIKHNQWTSVFRVEKNTRPFLRNSEFFWHEIHSCFENEQQSDDFAKNIWELYKSFIKDVLCIPYVAGEKTESEKFAGANTTYTIESIMPDGQALQSATSHNLGQNFSKAFDIKYQTKNNDYQYVHTMSAGISTRIIGAIIMTHGDNDGLVFPTKVAPYHISLNCIFDNTNEELLNKLEELRSIFAKKYRVSLDLSKDTTGEKIKNSQLRGDCFSLLLGPNDLKKNEIILIDRISKQKQFIKLDQIVDEVNKQFDLFDKKLYEKALAVFNDKIDSASNFDEFAAKIEAGKFVKVYYCDEEQYEKEIKEKTKASSRCIIKRLDANSDKVCFISNKPAKVEIYFARSY, encoded by the coding sequence ATGGGCTTTAAAAATAATCTAACCTCTATTAAAGAAGAGAATATTTCTGACTGATATACAGAAGTAATTAGCAAAGGAAATTTAATCCATTATTCAAATATTAAGGGTTTTATGTCATTCTTACCAAATGGTTGAAGAGTGTGACAAGAAATCAAAAAAGAATTAACTAATGAGTTTGATAAAAGAGGGGTATTAGAACTTTGTTTACCTTCTTTAATTAACTACAATGACTTCTTATTAGAAAAAAAACATTTAGAGGGATTTGCTCCTGAATTATTTATTGTTACTAAAACTAGTAATGATAATGAAAAGTATGTCTTAAAGCCGACATCTGAGATTTCTTTTTGTAACTTATGAAGAGAAACATTAAGAAATTATCGTCAATTACCAATTAAACATAACCAATGGACAAGTGTTTTTCGGGTAGAAAAAAACACTAGACCATTCTTACGAAACAGTGAATTCTTCTGACATGAAATTCATAGTTGTTTTGAAAATGAACAACAATCAGATGATTTTGCTAAAAACATTTGAGAACTATATAAATCATTCATCAAGGATGTTTTATGTATTCCTTATGTGGCTGGTGAAAAAACTGAATCTGAGAAATTTGCTGGTGCTAATACCACTTATACTATTGAATCGATCATGCCAGATGGACAGGCATTACAAAGCGCAACATCACACAATCTAGGGCAAAATTTTTCAAAAGCATTTGATATCAAATACCAAACTAAAAATAATGATTATCAATATGTTCATACAATGTCAGCAGGAATTTCAACCAGAATTATTGGTGCTATCATTATGACGCACGGTGATAATGATGGTTTAGTTTTCCCGACTAAGGTTGCTCCTTATCACATTTCATTAAACTGTATTTTTGATAATACTAACGAAGAACTATTAAATAAATTGGAAGAATTAAGAAGTATTTTTGCTAAAAAATATCGTGTATCTTTAGATTTATCAAAAGATACTACTGGTGAAAAAATTAAGAATTCTCAACTTCGTGGTGATTGTTTTAGCTTATTATTAGGACCAAATGATTTAAAGAAAAATGAGATTATTTTAATTGATCGTATTAGTAAGCAAAAACAATTTATTAAGTTAGATCAAATCGTTGATGAAGTTAATAAGCAATTTGATTTATTTGATAAAAAATTATACGAAAAAGCACTAGCTGTATTTAATGATAAAATTGATAGTGCGTCTAATTTTGATGAATTTGCTGCTAAAATTGAAGCTGGAAAATTTGTTAAAGTTTATTATTGTGATGAAGAGCAATACGAAAAAGAAATCAAAGAAAAAACCAAAGCTAGTTCTAGATGTATTATTAAGCGTTTAGATGCTAATAGTGACAAGGTTTGCTTCATCTCAAATAAACCAGCCAAAGTAGAAATCTACTTTGCTCGTTCTTACTAA